A genome region from Labilibaculum antarcticum includes the following:
- a CDS encoding SDR family oxidoreductase, protein MDTNLKGKVAVITGAAGVICSAMAKSLAAMGVKTALVDINAEAVEKLAQEIEKEFNVSSIGVAASVLDKESLQKAKKIINNMLGSVDYLINGAGGNSPLATSGVDQMVDSDLEDLDETFFGMKMEGFDKVFDLNFKGTILPTMVFAMDMIDKKSGSIVNVSSMNSFRPLTRIAAYSAAKAAVNNFTQWLAVHFSKMGVRVNAIAPGFLLTNQNRFLLTDEETGEPTARGVKIINNTPMERYGTPDELQGTLLYLLSDWSAFVTGVVIPVDGGFSAYSGV, encoded by the coding sequence ATGGATACCAACCTTAAAGGTAAAGTAGCTGTTATTACCGGAGCAGCAGGAGTAATTTGCTCAGCAATGGCAAAATCGTTGGCCGCAATGGGCGTAAAGACAGCCTTGGTAGACATTAATGCTGAAGCCGTTGAAAAATTAGCTCAGGAAATTGAGAAAGAATTTAATGTTTCTTCTATTGGAGTTGCGGCAAGCGTACTCGATAAGGAATCATTACAGAAAGCGAAAAAGATAATTAATAATATGCTGGGGAGTGTAGATTATCTAATCAATGGAGCCGGAGGAAATTCTCCTCTGGCTACATCTGGTGTTGATCAAATGGTAGATTCTGATCTCGAAGACCTTGATGAAACTTTCTTTGGAATGAAAATGGAAGGTTTTGATAAAGTTTTTGATTTGAACTTTAAAGGAACAATTCTTCCAACTATGGTATTTGCCATGGATATGATCGATAAGAAATCAGGATCGATTGTGAATGTTTCTTCGATGAACTCCTTTCGTCCATTAACCAGAATTGCAGCTTATTCTGCGGCGAAAGCTGCGGTTAATAACTTCACTCAATGGTTGGCGGTACATTTTTCAAAAATGGGCGTTCGTGTTAACGCAATTGCTCCAGGATTTTTATTGACCAATCAGAATCGCTTTTTATTAACTGATGAAGAAACAGGGGAACCAACAGCCAGAGGTGTGAAAATTATCAACAATACACCAATGGAACGTTACGGAACTCCTGACGAATTGCAGGGTACTCTACTCTATTTACTATCGGACTGGTCGGCTTTTGTTACAGGCGTTGTTATTCCTGTTGATGGCGGATTTAGTGCATATAGCGGCGTATAA
- a CDS encoding bifunctional 4-hydroxy-2-oxoglutarate aldolase/2-dehydro-3-deoxy-phosphogluconate aldolase, with protein sequence MARFSRIEVALKMKETGMVPVFFHSDIEVCKKVVKACYKGGARIFEFVNRGDFAHEVFGELNKWSAKECPEMILGVGSVIDAGTTSIYIQLGANFVVSPILNAEMAKVCNRRKIAWSPGCGSLTEISYAEELGAEVVKIFPGEQVGGPEFVKAVKGPFPWSSIMPTGGVKPEKENLTKWFNAGVHCVGMGSQLMIKNTDGSFNYEAIEAKTSEAMAIIKEIRK encoded by the coding sequence ATGGCTAGATTTTCAAGAATAGAAGTTGCGTTAAAAATGAAAGAAACAGGAATGGTACCTGTGTTTTTTCATTCAGATATAGAAGTTTGCAAAAAAGTAGTAAAAGCCTGTTACAAAGGTGGAGCTCGTATTTTTGAGTTTGTAAACCGTGGCGATTTTGCTCACGAAGTTTTCGGAGAACTTAATAAATGGTCAGCCAAAGAATGTCCTGAAATGATATTGGGCGTTGGTTCTGTTATTGATGCAGGAACAACATCTATATACATTCAATTAGGAGCAAACTTTGTGGTTTCGCCAATTTTAAATGCAGAAATGGCTAAAGTGTGTAATCGCAGAAAAATTGCCTGGTCACCAGGTTGTGGTTCATTAACTGAAATCTCTTACGCCGAAGAATTGGGAGCGGAAGTAGTTAAAATCTTTCCTGGAGAACAAGTTGGTGGTCCAGAATTCGTGAAAGCGGTTAAAGGTCCATTCCCTTGGTCATCAATCATGCCGACTGGTGGAGTAAAACCAGAGAAAGAGAATTTGACTAAATGGTTTAATGCTGGTGTTCATTGCGTAGGAATGGGATCGCAGTTAATGATTAAAAATACTGACGGATCATTCAATTACGAAGCTATTGAAGCTAAAACCTCAGAGGCAATGGCCATCATCAAAGAAATTAGAAAATAA
- a CDS encoding sugar kinase, which translates to MNKVVTFGEIMLRLSTPGYSRFSQTDNFNATYGGGEANVAVSLANYGLNVDFVTRLPKNDIGRACMMDLRKYGVGVDQIVWGGDRLGIYFLETGAVSRGSKVVYDRANSAAAEIEIGMIDWDKVFDGANWFHWTGITPAISQGAADVCLEAIKEANKRGITVSTDLNYRKNLWNYGKTAEEVMPELVAGCDVILGNEEDAEKVLGVSPEGVDVTGGHVEADAYLSVSQQIMKQFPRCKKVITTLRGSISANHNSWTGVLYDGKELFKANNTYQITHIVDRVGGGDSFMGGLIYGLITWANDDQKALNFAVAASCLKHTIFGDYNQVSVEEVVKLMDGDASGRVAR; encoded by the coding sequence ATGAATAAAGTAGTTACCTTCGGTGAGATCATGCTAAGACTTTCAACTCCTGGCTATTCAAGATTTTCTCAAACAGATAATTTTAATGCAACCTACGGTGGTGGTGAAGCAAATGTTGCTGTATCACTTGCTAACTATGGTTTAAATGTTGATTTCGTAACTCGTTTACCAAAAAATGACATTGGGCGTGCCTGCATGATGGACCTAAGAAAATATGGTGTTGGCGTAGATCAAATTGTTTGGGGTGGCGATCGTTTAGGTATATATTTCCTGGAAACAGGAGCCGTTAGTCGTGGTAGTAAAGTGGTTTACGACAGAGCAAATTCTGCTGCTGCCGAAATCGAAATTGGAATGATCGACTGGGATAAAGTCTTTGATGGTGCCAACTGGTTTCATTGGACAGGTATTACTCCTGCAATCTCTCAAGGCGCTGCCGATGTTTGTTTAGAGGCTATTAAAGAAGCTAACAAAAGAGGCATTACTGTTTCTACAGATTTGAATTATAGAAAGAATCTATGGAATTATGGGAAAACTGCTGAAGAAGTAATGCCTGAATTAGTTGCTGGTTGTGATGTGATTTTGGGTAACGAAGAAGATGCTGAAAAAGTTTTAGGAGTTAGCCCAGAAGGTGTTGACGTTACTGGTGGTCATGTTGAAGCCGATGCTTATTTGTCTGTTTCACAACAAATCATGAAACAATTCCCAAGATGTAAAAAGGTTATTACCACTTTGCGTGGATCCATCAGTGCCAATCACAACTCATGGACTGGTGTTTTATACGATGGAAAAGAATTATTCAAAGCTAACAACACCTATCAAATTACTCACATTGTTGATCGTGTTGGAGGTGGTGATTCATTTATGGGTGGATTAATTTACGGATTAATTACATGGGCAAATGATGATCAAAAAGCATTAAATTTTGCAGTTGCTGCTTCTTGTTTGAAACACACTATTTTTGGTGACTACAATCAAGTTAGTGTTGAAGAAGTTGTGAAATTAATGGACGGTGATGCATCCGGACGAGTTGCAAGATAA
- the uxaC gene encoding glucuronate isomerase, with amino-acid sequence MKKFLDKDFILETDTAKKLYHEYVADLPIIDYHCHISPQEIAEDKSFDNLSQIWLHGDHYKWRALRTNGIDEERITGNSSDWEKFQVWAETVPYTLRNPLYHWTHLELKKPFGIDKILSPKTSKEIWEDCNKKLNTPEFSCKNLIRKANVEVIGTTDDPADSLEWHKIIQDSGFETKVVPSWRPDKAMSVDNASEYNQYIEKLATSAKMEINTLDDLLSALTKRHDFFAEMGCKASDHGLEQFFATDYTYEEASEIFIKIRKGEELNEKEVLKFKSAMLYEFAVLDHSKGWVQQFHIGAIRNNNTGMFNKLGADTGFDSIADKLVAEDMSKFLNRLASEEKLTKTTLYNLNPAHNEVYATMIGNFQDGKTAGKIQWGSGWWFLDQKDGMEKQLNTLSNLGLLSRFVGMLTDSRSFLSYSRHEYFRRILCNLIGNDVEKGLIPYDEDLLKEIVQGICYYNAKKYFNF; translated from the coding sequence ATGAAGAAATTTCTAGACAAGGATTTTATTCTTGAGACTGATACAGCTAAAAAACTGTATCATGAATACGTAGCTGATCTTCCAATTATAGATTACCACTGCCATATTTCTCCACAGGAAATCGCAGAGGATAAGTCGTTCGATAATTTGAGTCAGATTTGGTTGCATGGCGATCACTATAAATGGAGAGCTTTGCGAACAAATGGTATTGATGAAGAAAGGATTACCGGCAATTCTTCTGATTGGGAAAAATTTCAAGTTTGGGCCGAAACTGTACCTTATACACTTCGAAATCCATTATATCATTGGACACATCTAGAGCTAAAAAAACCTTTTGGCATAGACAAAATCTTAAGCCCGAAAACATCCAAAGAAATCTGGGAAGATTGCAATAAGAAACTGAACACTCCTGAATTTTCGTGTAAAAATTTGATTCGCAAAGCCAATGTTGAAGTCATTGGAACGACCGATGATCCTGCTGATTCATTAGAATGGCACAAAATAATTCAGGATTCTGGGTTTGAAACTAAGGTGGTTCCATCGTGGCGTCCAGATAAAGCTATGTCCGTTGATAATGCTTCAGAATATAATCAGTATATCGAAAAATTAGCTACTTCAGCTAAAATGGAAATCAATACACTGGATGATTTATTAAGTGCATTAACTAAACGTCATGATTTCTTTGCAGAAATGGGTTGCAAGGCTTCCGATCATGGCCTGGAGCAATTTTTTGCAACTGATTACACCTATGAAGAAGCATCAGAAATCTTTATAAAAATCCGTAAAGGAGAAGAGTTGAACGAAAAAGAAGTTTTGAAATTCAAATCAGCAATGTTGTATGAATTTGCTGTTCTTGATCATTCAAAAGGATGGGTTCAACAATTCCATATTGGAGCGATTCGCAACAATAATACTGGCATGTTTAACAAGCTGGGAGCTGATACAGGATTTGATTCAATCGCAGACAAATTGGTGGCTGAAGACATGTCGAAGTTCCTAAATCGTTTGGCTTCAGAAGAAAAATTGACAAAAACAACACTATATAACTTAAACCCAGCACACAACGAAGTCTACGCCACTATGATTGGCAACTTTCAGGATGGAAAAACGGCTGGTAAAATTCAGTGGGGATCGGGATGGTGGTTTTTGGATCAGAAAGATGGCATGGAAAAACAATTAAATACACTTTCAAATCTTGGTTTATTAAGCCGATTTGTTGGTATGCTAACCGATTCCAGATCATTTTTGAGCTATAGCCGTCACGAATATTTCCGCAGAATTCTATGCAACCTTATTGGTAATGATGTAGAAAAAGGACTAATCCCTTACGATGAAGATCTTTTGAAAGAAATCGTACAGGGAATCTGCTATTACAATGCTAAAAAATATTTCAATTTTTAA
- a CDS encoding HipA domain-containing protein, whose protein sequence is MRYNYAKYCLTERLTEFKYRGSYEQIGKTIHKYSSNSGLDLINFFEQVLFSFLMGNADMHLKNFSLINHPVLGYVLTPAYDMLSTALVMNDDKEDLALTLNAKKTKIKRKDFISAFDLFEMLEKSQNNIFAKFEKTMPSWLEMIDVSFLPSEMKEAYIALIRDRANRLSKNIN, encoded by the coding sequence ATGAGGTATAATTACGCAAAATATTGTTTAACCGAGAGACTGACGGAATTCAAATACCGTGGGTCTTATGAGCAAATTGGAAAAACGATACATAAATATTCAAGCAATTCGGGTTTGGATCTCATTAATTTCTTTGAGCAGGTCTTGTTTTCTTTTCTGATGGGTAATGCCGATATGCATTTGAAAAATTTCTCCTTGATTAATCATCCGGTATTAGGTTATGTGTTAACTCCGGCATACGATATGCTTTCAACAGCACTCGTAATGAATGACGATAAGGAGGATTTAGCATTAACACTCAATGCAAAAAAGACGAAGATAAAGCGTAAAGATTTCATCTCTGCCTTTGATCTGTTTGAAATGCTCGAGAAATCACAAAATAATATTTTTGCAAAATTTGAAAAGACCATGCCTTCTTGGTTAGAAATGATTGATGTTAGTTTTCTTCCTTCAGAAATGAAAGAAGCCTATATCGCGTTGATTCGAGATCGTGCCAATCGCTTATCTAAAAATATAAACTAG
- a CDS encoding amidohydrolase: MNQFIEKKIVAYRRHFHTHPETGWLEYATVAFIADELSTLGFEVKRGKEVMNDSGLMGLPSEQENRKAFDRAERIYGSEKMKPFANNCTAVAGIMDCGEGPCVAIRVDMDALPIRETEDEEHFPRNEGFASVNSCIMHACGHDAHSAIGLGVAHYIARYSDLIKGKVILLFQPAEEGVRGAAAIVKSGFLKDIDYLFAAHLWSNMPLGKIVCSQNGTAATDKLDVTFIGKSAHAGICPEKGNNAVLAAANCIVGLHDINLEGEGLARVNVGRIIGGTARNIIADQASLEMEFRANNLERESQLLKKAEEIIQEAAHQQNCSFKIQKMGEATGAHGDKDFAERIKREAEKIGLFTDIVLSDEVNRGSEDFTSMMNAVQNSGGKACFIGIGASLKEKDLQHHTPEFDIDERAMLPTVELFLNLIKSLLN; encoded by the coding sequence ATGAATCAATTTATTGAAAAAAAGATAGTAGCCTACCGAAGACATTTTCATACTCATCCCGAAACTGGTTGGTTGGAATACGCAACAGTAGCTTTTATAGCCGATGAGTTATCGACTTTAGGATTTGAAGTGAAAAGAGGAAAGGAAGTCATGAATGATTCCGGTTTGATGGGCTTGCCTTCGGAGCAGGAGAACCGAAAAGCCTTTGATAGAGCAGAACGCATTTATGGTTCTGAAAAAATGAAGCCCTTTGCAAATAATTGTACCGCTGTAGCCGGAATTATGGATTGTGGAGAAGGACCCTGTGTGGCGATACGTGTCGATATGGATGCTTTACCAATAAGGGAAACTGAGGATGAGGAACATTTCCCAAGGAATGAGGGATTTGCGTCTGTGAATTCTTGCATTATGCATGCTTGTGGACACGATGCACATTCGGCAATAGGCCTGGGGGTGGCTCATTATATTGCAAGGTATTCAGATCTAATAAAGGGTAAGGTGATTCTATTGTTTCAGCCTGCAGAGGAAGGAGTGCGTGGTGCTGCTGCAATCGTGAAATCTGGTTTTTTGAAAGATATTGATTATCTATTCGCGGCTCATTTATGGAGCAATATGCCTTTAGGTAAAATAGTTTGTTCGCAGAATGGAACTGCCGCAACCGATAAACTGGATGTGACTTTTATTGGGAAATCTGCTCATGCAGGCATCTGCCCTGAAAAAGGAAATAATGCTGTTTTGGCTGCTGCTAATTGTATTGTTGGCTTACACGATATCAATCTTGAAGGTGAAGGTTTGGCTCGTGTAAATGTAGGGAGGATTATAGGTGGAACAGCTCGCAATATTATTGCTGATCAGGCTAGCTTGGAGATGGAATTTAGGGCGAACAATCTCGAAAGAGAAAGTCAGCTTTTGAAAAAAGCAGAGGAAATTATTCAGGAGGCAGCTCATCAGCAAAATTGTAGCTTCAAAATACAAAAGATGGGCGAAGCTACCGGTGCTCATGGTGATAAAGATTTTGCAGAGAGGATAAAGCGCGAGGCAGAAAAGATCGGTTTATTCACCGATATTGTATTGTCTGATGAGGTGAACAGGGGGAGTGAGGATTTTACTTCAATGATGAACGCTGTTCAGAACAGTGGCGGAAAAGCCTGTTTTATAGGCATAGGTGCTTCCTTAAAAGAGAAGGATTTACAACACCATACACCCGAATTTGATATCGACGAAAGGGCTATGCTACCAACGGTAGAACTTTTTCTTAATCTAATAAAGAGCCTTTTGAATTAA